A genomic segment from Pseudoduganella chitinolytica encodes:
- a CDS encoding PadR family transcriptional regulator, which translates to MFQMFRKHGYHMHDHHHHHPRGMGGGGRGPRMFDSGAMRYVVLQLIAEKPRHGYEIIKELETRIGGGYAPSPGAIYPLMAMLYDMGHVSISQEGNKKLHSITPEGQQFLDENRAMVDALMARLVEGGRGPGRGDGRHDDLRAVMHALKETVIVRARDPHAPAARREQIAAILRRASEEIGKLD; encoded by the coding sequence ATGTTCCAGATGTTCCGCAAACACGGCTACCATATGCACGACCACCATCACCACCATCCGCGCGGCATGGGCGGCGGCGGGCGCGGGCCGCGCATGTTCGACTCGGGCGCGATGCGTTATGTCGTCTTGCAACTGATCGCCGAGAAGCCCCGCCACGGGTATGAGATCATCAAGGAATTGGAGACGCGCATCGGTGGCGGCTATGCGCCCAGCCCGGGTGCGATCTACCCGTTGATGGCCATGCTGTACGACATGGGCCACGTGTCGATCAGCCAGGAAGGCAACAAGAAGCTGCACTCGATCACGCCGGAAGGGCAACAGTTCCTGGACGAGAACCGCGCCATGGTCGATGCCCTGATGGCGCGGCTGGTGGAAGGCGGTCGCGGGCCGGGACGCGGCGATGGCCGCCACGACGACCTGCGCGCCGTCATGCATGCGCTGAAGGAGACCGTGATCGTGCGGGCGCGCGACCCGCACGCACCGGCGGCGCGGCGCGAACAGATCGCCGCGATCCTGCGTCGCGCGAGCGAAGAGATCGGCAAGCTCGATTGA